One window of the bacterium genome contains the following:
- the hrcA gene encoding heat-inducible transcription repressor HrcA, whose protein sequence is MTSPQPIPKLTEREKLILRAVVQHFILTANPVGSRHIARKFGIDLSPATIRNVMSDLEEMGLLSHPHTSAGRMPSDLGYRFYVDDLMDLGELTSQEREAIDREIESVPAELESVLDATTRVLASASQLLGIVVIPELQNAVLSRIELARLAERRLLVVISLEAGPMKSIMLEIEQEMSEDSVRKVTSALNQRLAGLTVGQIREQIATRIQNIAETPQSLIRLFVESTDELFNFASRSEHVKIGGRAQVITQPEFSTPGSMRGIIELVEDKDIIIHLLQSSEARGQITIKIGRENQDSRAKDLSVISADYKTNSSAGKLGVIGPTRMDYSRLTTLLEYTARVVSKRLS, encoded by the coding sequence ATGACTTCGCCCCAGCCAATACCGAAACTTACCGAACGAGAGAAGTTGATTCTTCGGGCGGTTGTGCAACACTTCATTCTGACGGCAAATCCGGTCGGTTCGAGGCACATTGCCCGGAAGTTCGGGATCGATCTTTCTCCGGCGACTATTCGGAATGTTATGTCTGATTTGGAGGAGATGGGGCTGCTTAGTCATCCACACACTTCAGCGGGGAGAATGCCTTCGGACCTGGGGTACAGGTTTTACGTGGATGACTTGATGGACCTTGGTGAATTGACCAGTCAAGAGAGGGAAGCGATAGACCGTGAAATTGAGTCGGTCCCTGCGGAGCTGGAGTCAGTTCTTGACGCAACCACGCGGGTTTTAGCCTCGGCCTCGCAGCTGTTGGGGATTGTGGTGATTCCCGAGCTGCAGAACGCTGTACTGAGCCGGATTGAACTTGCCCGGCTGGCTGAGCGCCGGCTGCTGGTGGTTATCAGTTTGGAAGCAGGTCCGATGAAGTCGATCATGCTTGAGATTGAGCAGGAAATGTCTGAAGACTCGGTCAGAAAAGTGACGAGCGCATTGAATCAGCGGCTGGCAGGTTTGACCGTCGGCCAAATTCGAGAGCAGATTGCGACGAGAATTCAGAATATTGCCGAGACACCTCAGAGCCTGATTCGCCTGTTTGTGGAATCGACGGATGAGTTGTTCAATTTTGCGTCGCGGAGTGAACATGTCAAGATCGGGGGGCGTGCCCAGGTTATCACTCAACCGGAGTTTTCCACGCCTGGTTCAATGCGTGGCATCATTGAGTTAGTTGAAGACAAAGATATCATCATACACTTGCTGCAAAGCAGCGAGGCGCGGGGACAGATTACCATAAAGATCGGCCGCGAGAATCAGGACAGCCGCGCCAAGGATCTATCGGTGATTTCCGCGGATTACAAGACAAACTCCAGCGCGGGCAAGCTTGGCGTGATTGGACCGACACGGATGGACTATTCGCGCCTGACGACTCTGCTTGAATACACCGCGAGAGTAGTCAGTAAACGGCTTTCATAA
- a CDS encoding nucleotide exchange factor GrpE, protein MNQLDRENNEVLDQEPSGSTTPEAQDELTQARAEAAEWRDKYVRQLAEFDNFRKRTRAEIENIRENVVENVLSGLLTVYDDMNRMLETTAAEENGSRRGMELIQQKFKSFLESKGITRLECRGKEFNPNEHDAILTQPREGFPAGVVLEEVSPGYKLGERVIRHAQVIVSIEAEEPGSQGEVTEG, encoded by the coding sequence ATGAATCAACTGGATAGAGAGAACAACGAAGTGCTGGACCAGGAGCCATCGGGGAGTACGACTCCGGAAGCGCAGGACGAGTTGACACAGGCACGTGCAGAAGCGGCCGAGTGGAGGGACAAATATGTCCGTCAGTTGGCCGAGTTTGACAATTTCCGGAAGCGTACCAGAGCGGAGATTGAGAATATTCGAGAGAACGTGGTTGAGAACGTTCTGTCAGGTTTGTTGACAGTGTATGACGACATGAACAGAATGCTGGAAACCACAGCCGCGGAGGAAAACGGTTCTCGTCGAGGTATGGAACTGATACAGCAGAAGTTCAAAAGTTTTTTGGAATCCAAGGGGATTACCAGGCTTGAGTGCCGCGGCAAGGAATTCAATCCGAATGAGCATGACGCGATTCTCACACAACCGCGAGAAGGCTTTCCTGCGGGAGTCGTGCTTGAAGAGGTCTCGCCAGGCTACAAGCTTGGAGAGCGTGTGATCCGCCATGCGCAGGTAATCGTATCGATCGAGGCCGAGGAGCCCGGTTCGCAGGGTGAGGTGACAGAGGGATAA
- the dnaJ gene encoding molecular chaperone DnaJ, protein MAKRDYYEILGVDRGATQEEIKKAYRKLAMQYHPDRNKGDATAEEKFKEVGEAYAVLSDAQKRAQYDRFGHMQGGAGPRPGQGGSFEFDLSDALRQFMEGGMFGDFFGQQRGGRSGSARVRGNDLQLKLSLTLEEISEGVRKTIKVKRFRPCTTCGGSGAAAGSAPQECPTCRGQGQVRQVSRTILGQFVNIQTCPQCHGEGRIVANPCKTCNGDGRVRTEDTIHVDVPAGVASGQYLTLRGEGHSGPRNGPAGDLIVLIDEKEHEYFERDGDNIIYRLSVSIPQLLLGATVEVPTLGGRAQLKIEPGMTPGKLLRMRGKGLPSLNGYGRGDQLVEIELHVPKKLSTSEREMVERLGNSENFKVQTNEKGFFARVKEALGS, encoded by the coding sequence ATGGCGAAGCGTGACTATTATGAGATTCTGGGGGTGGATCGCGGAGCCACTCAGGAGGAGATCAAGAAGGCTTACCGAAAGCTTGCGATGCAGTATCATCCTGACCGCAATAAGGGAGATGCGACTGCAGAGGAGAAATTCAAGGAAGTCGGAGAGGCGTACGCGGTGCTTTCCGACGCTCAAAAGCGCGCGCAGTATGATCGTTTTGGTCACATGCAGGGCGGCGCGGGACCTCGTCCCGGACAAGGGGGGAGTTTCGAGTTTGACCTTTCGGATGCGTTACGGCAGTTCATGGAAGGCGGGATGTTCGGGGACTTCTTTGGCCAGCAGCGTGGTGGACGCAGCGGTTCAGCACGAGTGCGCGGCAACGATTTGCAATTGAAACTCTCACTCACGCTTGAAGAGATTTCGGAGGGGGTTCGCAAGACCATCAAGGTGAAGAGATTCCGTCCGTGTACGACCTGCGGCGGGAGCGGTGCAGCGGCAGGCAGTGCGCCTCAGGAATGCCCGACATGCCGGGGTCAGGGACAAGTCCGGCAAGTGTCACGGACGATTCTCGGACAATTTGTCAATATTCAGACTTGTCCGCAGTGCCACGGCGAAGGCCGAATTGTGGCGAACCCGTGCAAGACCTGCAATGGCGACGGACGTGTACGCACAGAAGACACGATACATGTTGACGTACCGGCGGGAGTGGCCAGCGGTCAATACCTGACACTTCGAGGAGAAGGGCATAGCGGTCCTCGAAACGGTCCCGCGGGGGATTTGATTGTCTTGATAGACGAGAAGGAGCATGAGTATTTCGAGCGAGACGGGGACAACATCATTTACAGGTTAAGTGTTTCGATTCCTCAGCTCTTGCTCGGCGCGACCGTGGAAGTCCCAACGCTCGGCGGCCGGGCGCAGCTAAAGATTGAGCCGGGGATGACACCGGGTAAGTTGCTACGCATGCGCGGAAAAGGTCTTCCGTCATTGAATGGTTACGGGCGGGGCGACCAGCTTGTGGAAATTGAGCTTCATGTTCCTAAGAAGCTTAGTACGAGCGAGCGGGAAATGGTTGAGCGACTTGGGAACAGCGAGAATTTCAAAGTACAGACAAACGAGAAAGGCTTCTTCGCGCGTGTGAAGGAAGCGCTTGGATCGTGA
- a CDS encoding ComEA family DNA-binding protein produces the protein MGKNHEVLRAADSIHAARVALLNRPININTANEIELERLPGIGPVLAARIIEERETGGPFISADDLERVPGIGEKKIAAMRDRVITSE, from the coding sequence ATGGGGAAGAACCATGAAGTTTTAAGAGCGGCGGATTCAATTCATGCAGCGCGTGTTGCGCTGCTCAACCGCCCGATCAACATCAACACTGCAAATGAAATCGAATTGGAAAGACTGCCTGGGATCGGACCTGTGCTGGCTGCGCGAATAATCGAAGAACGTGAGACCGGTGGGCCTTTCATTTCCGCGGATGATCTTGAGCGAGTACCCGGAATCGGCGAGAAGAAAATTGCTGCGATGAGAGATCGCGTCATAACAAGCGAATAG
- a CDS encoding RsmD family RNA methyltransferase, translated as MPVRMSSGLRRGKTQVEMRPTSARTLESVFDMLHAEIAETRVLDLYAGIGSYGVLALRRGADVAVFVDKSRESEKRMKRALAQFHLEDRSVVHCEDVNHFLHNASRFTEPFNIIFADPPYEKVVPAELLENILDSKLLAPNGIIVFEHSKRQAPPDVIGLKLRKSRVFGDTTVSIWDSVV; from the coding sequence ATGCCGGTTCGAATGTCGTCGGGCTTGCGGCGGGGGAAAACGCAAGTAGAAATGCGTCCCACATCAGCACGCACTCTTGAATCCGTCTTTGACATGCTGCACGCCGAGATTGCGGAAACGCGAGTGCTTGATCTTTATGCCGGAATAGGTTCATATGGAGTATTGGCGCTGCGCCGCGGAGCCGATGTCGCAGTATTTGTGGACAAGTCGCGCGAATCAGAAAAGCGAATGAAGCGCGCGCTGGCGCAGTTTCATCTTGAAGACCGTTCCGTGGTACACTGTGAGGATGTGAATCACTTCTTGCACAATGCATCGAGATTCACTGAGCCTTTCAATATTATTTTCGCCGATCCGCCTTATGAAAAGGTCGTACCTGCGGAATTGCTGGAGAATATTCTTGACTCAAAACTTCTTGCACCCAACGGCATCATCGTGTTCGAGCATTCAAAGCGTCAGGCTCCTCCGGATGTCATAGGATTGAAGTTGCGCAAGTCGCGTGTTTTCGGTGATACAACCGTGAGCATTTGGGACTCCGTCGTATGA
- a CDS encoding NUDIX hydrolase produces the protein MTELTHRVAAAVYVFRDDRLLLLKRVAPPQTFAPPGGRLNINEDPVSGALREAKEECGVDVEIFGVAQTWFGVYTAGTSPILCINYLAESFRGEPQLSGEHTEYVWVSRDDLESGRIVTVDENGNGYRKESFLEAFEKYKAWKETGKR, from the coding sequence ATGACAGAATTGACGCATCGTGTTGCGGCGGCGGTGTATGTCTTTCGAGATGACCGACTACTACTGCTGAAACGGGTTGCGCCTCCCCAGACTTTTGCCCCGCCGGGCGGGAGATTGAATATCAATGAAGATCCTGTATCGGGTGCGCTGCGTGAGGCGAAAGAAGAATGCGGCGTGGATGTTGAGATTTTTGGCGTGGCACAAACATGGTTTGGAGTCTATACTGCCGGTACGTCGCCGATACTATGCATTAATTACCTCGCAGAGAGTTTCCGCGGTGAACCGCAGCTAAGCGGAGAGCACACTGAATACGTTTGGGTATCGCGGGACGATCTCGAATCCGGCAGAATTGTGACGGTTGACGAGAATGGAAACGGATATCGCAAAGAGAGTTTTCTTGAGGCCTTTGAGAAGTACAAGGCATGGAAAGAGACAGGCAAGCGTTAA
- a CDS encoding sodium:proton antiporter yields the protein MINPSSTLLAAALPVDPPSLYWAIPFALILLQIAIWPLVNHKFWERYYPWLVVPLGAVVALYYWFGRGATVQLGHVGHEYFSFIALIGSLYVVAGGMLVAMTGRLTPHQNLFILGVGAVLANVIGTTGASMILIRPFMRGNEWRFKKYHIAFFIFIVSNCGGALTPIGDPPLFLGYLRGVPFFWVFEVLWYKWLLGVSVLLGLFYWVDRREFMSHDVREREAAMLVDHFRVRGLINIPFLLIIIGAAFVQKPLFLREFIMIGAAAASYFLTPNEIHSRNNFNWHPVKEVAVLFLGIFAAMMPALDWLSANASSLGIQSATQFYWLTGSLSAMLDNAPTYLNFLTTAMGQYGADVGSRADVLQFAISHPDLLRTISIAAVFFGAMTYIGNGPNFMVKAIVEHEKLPTPTFIEYVWRYAIPFLLPVLILTWFLVI from the coding sequence TTGATAAATCCGTCATCCACACTTCTCGCTGCGGCATTGCCAGTTGATCCTCCTTCCCTGTATTGGGCAATTCCGTTTGCATTGATACTGCTTCAAATCGCGATCTGGCCGCTCGTGAATCACAAGTTCTGGGAGCGGTATTATCCGTGGCTGGTTGTGCCCCTTGGTGCCGTTGTTGCGCTCTACTATTGGTTTGGACGCGGCGCGACCGTTCAACTTGGCCATGTCGGTCACGAGTACTTCTCGTTTATTGCGCTGATCGGATCGCTATACGTTGTGGCGGGGGGGATGCTCGTAGCAATGACCGGGCGGTTGACCCCTCATCAGAACTTGTTTATACTTGGAGTTGGGGCAGTTCTCGCAAATGTGATCGGAACCACCGGCGCCTCCATGATATTGATACGACCGTTCATGCGGGGCAATGAGTGGCGGTTCAAGAAATATCACATTGCGTTTTTCATTTTTATAGTTTCCAACTGCGGAGGCGCGCTGACCCCAATTGGAGATCCTCCGTTGTTTTTGGGGTATCTTCGAGGTGTACCTTTTTTCTGGGTATTCGAGGTCCTTTGGTATAAGTGGCTCCTTGGAGTATCAGTCCTGCTGGGACTCTTCTATTGGGTGGATAGAAGGGAGTTCATGTCCCATGACGTACGCGAACGAGAAGCAGCGATGTTAGTGGACCACTTTCGAGTCCGCGGTCTAATCAATATTCCTTTTCTGCTCATTATCATAGGCGCCGCGTTCGTTCAAAAGCCGTTGTTTCTGCGAGAATTTATAATGATTGGTGCCGCGGCCGCATCTTACTTTCTAACTCCGAACGAAATTCACAGCAGAAACAATTTCAATTGGCATCCCGTCAAGGAAGTAGCGGTTCTGTTTCTCGGAATATTCGCCGCGATGATGCCTGCGCTTGACTGGCTGTCTGCGAATGCGTCAAGTCTGGGTATTCAATCTGCGACGCAGTTCTATTGGTTGACTGGATCACTTTCGGCGATGCTTGACAACGCTCCGACATACTTGAATTTCCTGACAACGGCGATGGGACAATACGGTGCGGATGTAGGATCTCGAGCGGATGTTTTGCAATTTGCAATTAGCCATCCTGATCTATTACGAACTATTTCCATTGCGGCGGTGTTCTTTGGAGCGATGACCTACATTGGCAATGGACCGAACTTCATGGTGAAAGCGATTGTCGAGCATGAGAAATTGCCGACACCTACATTCATAGAATATGTGTGGCGATATGCAATTCCCTTCCTGCTGCCAGTGCTGATTCTGACGTGGTTTCTCGTTATTTAA
- a CDS encoding pyridoxal phosphate-dependent aminotransferase: MAIVEKVRELQKQGVTIYDLSVGEPDHPSPPDVKAAGIQAISEDFTRYTAAAGIIELRQAIVEKLKRDNGLEYPAKQIVVGNGAKHILASSLLALVEPGDEVIVPEPSWLSYPELVWLAGGEVIFAPTRVEDGFHLRAEVLERLMSPRTKAVLLNSPCNPTGAVVTKAEMDAIADVLKRHRAYVISDEIYEYLRFDGREHVSPAQYPWLFDRTIVVNGVSKSYSMTGWRIGYCAAPADVADAILKIQSQMTSSACSVSQRAALAGLNGGLDYPNKMVKDFTRRRDICFEGLKNIPGVHLDQPEGAFYAFPHIPSMLTGSVEGKPLKDSTGFTHYLLDKYHVAVVPGSAFRAPDCIRLSFATSDENVREAVARIASAVKDIT; encoded by the coding sequence TTGGCCATAGTTGAAAAGGTCCGCGAACTGCAGAAGCAGGGCGTCACCATTTACGACTTGTCGGTCGGCGAACCGGATCATCCATCGCCGCCTGATGTGAAGGCGGCCGGTATTCAGGCAATTAGTGAAGATTTTACGCGTTACACGGCCGCTGCGGGGATCATTGAACTCCGACAGGCAATTGTAGAGAAGCTGAAGCGGGATAACGGACTTGAGTATCCTGCAAAGCAAATTGTAGTTGGCAACGGAGCGAAGCACATACTCGCGAGCTCACTCTTGGCGCTTGTTGAACCGGGCGACGAGGTCATAGTTCCTGAGCCGAGTTGGCTTTCATATCCGGAACTTGTGTGGCTCGCCGGTGGTGAGGTTATCTTTGCGCCGACGCGCGTGGAGGATGGATTCCATCTTCGAGCGGAGGTGCTGGAGCGCTTGATGTCGCCGCGCACGAAGGCGGTGCTTTTGAACAGCCCCTGCAATCCGACAGGTGCGGTAGTGACGAAAGCAGAAATGGATGCGATTGCTGACGTCTTGAAACGGCATCGTGCTTACGTGATATCCGACGAGATCTATGAGTATCTTCGCTTTGACGGACGCGAGCACGTCAGTCCGGCGCAGTACCCATGGTTGTTCGACAGAACGATAGTGGTGAACGGCGTGTCGAAGAGCTACTCTATGACAGGCTGGAGAATCGGTTATTGTGCCGCACCCGCAGACGTCGCGGATGCCATTCTCAAGATTCAGAGTCAGATGACATCCTCAGCATGCTCCGTCTCACAACGAGCCGCTCTTGCTGGTTTGAATGGCGGTCTTGACTACCCGAACAAAATGGTGAAGGACTTCACACGGCGTCGGGATATTTGTTTTGAGGGATTGAAGAACATACCGGGCGTGCATTTGGATCAGCCGGAAGGAGCGTTTTACGCGTTCCCGCATATTCCTTCCATGTTGACCGGCAGCGTTGAGGGAAAACCCTTAAAGGACTCAACTGGCTTCACGCACTATCTGCTGGACAAGTATCATGTGGCGGTTGTTCCGGGCTCAGCGTTCCGGGCTCCTGATTGCATTAGACTTTCGTTTGCGACATCGGATGAAAACGTTCGCGAGGCCGTAGCAAGAATTGCCTCTGCGGTAAAGGATATCACATAA
- a CDS encoding zinc ribbon domain-containing protein → MPTYEHICQNGHEFEEFQSIVAPPIEVCPICGAPAHRKISGGSGLIFKGSGFYLTDYVKKNSSPGKSETVSETKSSPAAGETSTAKSDNKP, encoded by the coding sequence ATGCCAACCTACGAGCACATCTGTCAAAACGGACACGAGTTTGAGGAGTTTCAGAGTATCGTTGCTCCTCCGATAGAAGTATGCCCGATTTGCGGTGCGCCAGCTCACCGTAAGATTTCCGGCGGTTCCGGGCTCATCTTCAAGGGATCGGGATTCTATCTTACGGATTACGTCAAGAAGAACAGCAGTCCTGGCAAGTCGGAGACCGTATCGGAGACCAAGTCAAGTCCGGCTGCAGGAGAGACGAGCACGGCCAAATCGGACAACAAACCATGA
- a CDS encoding FAD-binding oxidoreductase — protein MILFDRYSKLRKQLPGAAIHVGQKQLLPLLSGTLRKNDLPELIVVPTNVIELQTILRFAAEKDMRVAVASGHTPVSVQELEGAMLIFTHGLVGSAQLSSDGSGIWVGSGTPLETLAVELAQRGLVWLPLHPLESGETVATFFARACEGVRCHRGGSVLSNIRRVEWVDYEGNCYATGPGCPGDGVDVTALLYGSGARYGIITRFELALEQVPETRTLVLCECDSVGRVSELHSGWRYGTPMPSALPVWTTTAVNAVRQGNDDFISNSTVGMIVGEWEGSVGVEVDSDVRSLRVDGVTQVNQVWQNLFRLPRTLGRLFPHRSVGRYRLPAEALCDFDERVRQLAKDRSVDVALWGTLDRGYLNVWVLHPDDEQRTARRARDLLERLAEDALNLSGCPIEAGSGMCDVSLYRDAISQSWELSLVTKCDKNSRYKLLRTQPSN, from the coding sequence ATGATCTTGTTTGACCGCTACAGCAAATTGAGAAAGCAATTGCCCGGGGCGGCAATTCATGTGGGCCAGAAACAACTGCTGCCACTGCTGAGCGGAACACTCCGAAAGAATGACCTTCCTGAACTGATCGTCGTACCGACGAATGTAATTGAGCTTCAGACAATCCTGAGGTTTGCAGCGGAAAAGGACATGCGGGTCGCGGTGGCGTCAGGTCACACTCCCGTATCGGTGCAGGAGCTCGAAGGCGCGATGTTGATCTTCACTCATGGACTTGTCGGCAGTGCGCAACTCTCTTCCGATGGTAGCGGAATCTGGGTTGGGTCGGGAACACCGTTGGAAACATTAGCAGTTGAACTTGCTCAGCGAGGGCTGGTTTGGCTGCCGTTGCATCCACTGGAGTCCGGTGAAACAGTGGCAACGTTTTTTGCGCGTGCATGTGAAGGCGTACGTTGTCATCGCGGCGGCAGCGTATTATCCAACATCCGCCGCGTTGAGTGGGTAGATTATGAAGGAAACTGTTATGCAACCGGTCCAGGTTGCCCGGGCGATGGTGTTGATGTAACAGCTTTGCTGTACGGCAGCGGAGCTCGTTATGGAATTATTACGCGATTTGAGCTTGCGCTGGAGCAGGTGCCGGAAACCCGGACGTTAGTACTTTGCGAGTGTGATTCCGTGGGCCGAGTGAGCGAATTACACAGCGGCTGGAGATATGGTACGCCGATGCCAAGCGCACTTCCCGTGTGGACGACAACTGCGGTGAACGCAGTCCGGCAGGGAAACGATGACTTCATTTCTAATTCGACGGTTGGAATGATCGTTGGTGAATGGGAGGGAAGCGTAGGAGTTGAGGTGGACAGCGATGTGCGGAGCTTGCGCGTAGACGGGGTTACTCAAGTCAATCAAGTATGGCAGAATCTATTCAGACTGCCAAGAACCCTAGGCCGACTATTCCCTCACCGCAGTGTTGGTCGATACAGATTGCCCGCGGAAGCGCTTTGTGATTTTGACGAACGAGTGCGACAGCTTGCCAAGGACAGGAGCGTGGACGTCGCGTTATGGGGAACTCTTGACCGAGGATACCTGAATGTTTGGGTCTTACACCCGGATGATGAACAACGCACAGCCCGGCGCGCAAGAGATTTGTTGGAACGCCTTGCCGAGGATGCATTGAATCTTTCGGGGTGCCCGATTGAAGCCGGCAGCGGAATGTGCGATGTTTCATTGTACCGTGACGCCATTTCACAGAGCTGGGAACTTTCGCTTGTAACAAAATGCGACAAGAACTCGCGGTATAAGCTCCTGAGAACCCAGCCGTCGAATTAG
- a CDS encoding citrate (Si)-synthase, whose amino-acid sequence MSMIHDKLSKTLPPYQEAIKSLAKSHGETVIDSVSVGALLGGQRGIKSLLCDTSEVPADHGLIIRGIPIMQLVDKLPEEVFWLLLTGDLPSAEELRDFQAELASRSEVPDYVWNVLNALPKDNHPMATFNLLILALERESHFRKRYDEGMAKDEYWRATLEDSLNLVAKLPAIAAGVYRWRYNLGPRIEPKTGLDWAASYAYMMGVEDKDGGFTRLMRLYMTLHTDHESGNVSAHTAHCVGSALSDPYYSVCAGLNGLAGPLHGLANQEVLEWLLHVLEKFGGVPTNQQLHDFAQETLNSGRVIPGYGHAVLRVVDPRFTAFMEFGKKECPDAPVFKLAEQVFNVVPDILKTIQKIKDPWPNVDSISGSLLHHYGVTQARYYTVLFGVSRAIGITSQLVISRAWGEPIQRPKSITFGALKKLAGA is encoded by the coding sequence ATGTCAATGATTCACGACAAACTGTCGAAAACTCTGCCACCTTATCAGGAAGCTATTAAGTCACTGGCAAAATCGCACGGCGAAACGGTAATTGATAGCGTTTCAGTCGGAGCGCTGCTCGGCGGCCAACGCGGTATTAAATCACTCTTATGTGATACCTCCGAAGTTCCCGCCGATCATGGATTGATTATTCGTGGGATTCCGATTATGCAGCTTGTGGATAAACTCCCGGAGGAAGTCTTCTGGCTGCTGCTGACCGGAGACCTGCCGAGTGCTGAAGAACTCAGGGATTTCCAGGCCGAACTTGCAAGCCGAAGCGAAGTCCCTGATTATGTGTGGAATGTCCTGAACGCCTTGCCGAAGGACAATCATCCTATGGCGACTTTCAATCTTCTCATACTCGCTCTGGAACGCGAATCGCATTTCAGGAAGCGGTATGATGAGGGAATGGCTAAAGACGAGTACTGGCGTGCGACGCTTGAGGACTCGCTGAATCTTGTCGCCAAACTGCCTGCCATTGCTGCTGGAGTGTATCGTTGGCGGTATAATCTGGGTCCGCGCATTGAGCCGAAAACAGGACTCGACTGGGCAGCGTCCTATGCCTACATGATGGGTGTTGAAGACAAAGACGGCGGTTTTACTCGATTAATGCGGCTCTACATGACGCTGCATACCGACCATGAAAGTGGAAACGTCTCCGCCCATACCGCTCACTGCGTCGGCTCAGCACTGTCCGATCCCTATTACTCGGTTTGCGCCGGTTTGAATGGACTTGCCGGTCCATTGCACGGCCTGGCCAACCAGGAAGTGCTGGAATGGTTGCTTCATGTGCTTGAGAAGTTCGGCGGTGTGCCGACCAATCAACAACTTCATGACTTTGCCCAGGAAACCTTGAACAGCGGCCGGGTGATTCCCGGGTACGGCCACGCTGTCCTTCGGGTTGTTGACCCGCGATTTACGGCGTTCATGGAATTTGGAAAGAAGGAGTGTCCGGACGCACCGGTATTCAAGCTCGCAGAGCAGGTCTTCAATGTGGTTCCCGATATCCTGAAGACCATTCAAAAGATCAAGGACCCATGGCCAAATGTAGACTCCATTTCGGGCAGTTTGCTCCATCACTACGGAGTTACGCAAGCCCGTTATTATACGGTGTTATTTGGAGTTTCGCGCGCAATTGGAATCACTTCGCAGCTCGTGATAAGCCGGGCATGGGGCGAACCTATCCAGCGGCCCAAATCTATTACCTTCGGTGCACTGAAGAAATTGGCCGGCGCATAA
- the rmuC gene encoding DNA recombination protein RmuC encodes MFSSDVIFILAAVAGLAILLGIQINRINRKFDDERNRSGALENRLSMLQDSVERARQDSQILIAEELRQSRRELAAEQETGRKEARETLEVFRGSLEQLRVTLSQDQTQARTESRDTLTQTVAALSEQFAKLQQSNEQRLIEIQRRVDEKLSETITRNDTLFKGVSDRLTELHVTNEKIQRFSQELEELQSILKAPKLRGELGEVEMERMLRDCLHPEQYDIQHQLGGGRVDAVIINPQGKLPVDSKFPLEAYNRLRAASSDNEAEVARKEFVRSVKKHVDDIANKYIQPPETLLFAVMYVPAEGVYYELLSIPELMEYARIKGVFPTSPTSFWALLQVTVIGFKGMKISENAQRISALLRGLTGDLEKVKTSFAKAANQVRLANNNMSEASGDLDQLDRKIFGIQQAGDVGGLTAGEVPGLPTNTDGSLWQQ; translated from the coding sequence ATGTTTAGTTCAGATGTCATATTCATTTTGGCGGCTGTCGCCGGCCTGGCAATCCTCCTCGGTATCCAGATAAACCGGATTAACCGGAAGTTTGATGATGAACGCAACCGGTCAGGCGCGCTGGAAAACCGACTGAGTATGTTGCAGGACAGCGTAGAGCGAGCCCGGCAGGATAGCCAGATTTTAATAGCCGAGGAGTTGAGGCAATCCAGACGTGAACTTGCGGCCGAACAGGAGACGGGACGAAAAGAGGCACGTGAGACCCTTGAAGTCTTCCGTGGGAGCTTGGAGCAGCTTAGAGTTACGCTTTCACAGGACCAGACCCAGGCTCGAACTGAGTCACGGGACACACTGACTCAAACCGTTGCAGCTCTTTCCGAGCAGTTTGCGAAGCTACAGCAATCGAATGAGCAGAGGCTGATTGAAATCCAGCGTCGGGTGGATGAAAAGCTCTCTGAGACTATTACTCGAAATGACACGCTTTTCAAAGGAGTATCCGATCGGCTCACTGAATTGCATGTCACAAACGAAAAGATTCAGAGATTTTCGCAGGAGCTTGAAGAGCTTCAAAGTATCTTGAAAGCTCCTAAGCTGCGGGGCGAGCTTGGTGAGGTTGAGATGGAGAGGATGCTGCGAGATTGCCTGCATCCCGAGCAGTATGATATACAGCATCAACTTGGTGGTGGCCGGGTTGATGCCGTTATCATAAACCCGCAGGGAAAACTGCCGGTTGACAGCAAGTTTCCGCTTGAGGCCTATAACAGGCTTCGTGCCGCAAGCAGTGACAATGAAGCTGAAGTTGCGCGCAAAGAGTTCGTCCGTTCAGTAAAAAAGCACGTCGACGACATTGCCAACAAGTACATACAACCCCCTGAAACACTGCTGTTCGCGGTCATGTATGTTCCGGCGGAAGGCGTTTACTATGAGTTGCTTTCAATACCGGAACTCATGGAGTACGCCCGGATAAAAGGAGTTTTTCCGACTTCCCCAACGTCATTCTGGGCGTTGCTGCAGGTAACCGTAATCGGGTTCAAGGGAATGAAGATTTCCGAAAACGCACAGCGAATCTCTGCACTGCTGCGGGGTCTGACCGGGGATTTGGAGAAAGTGAAGACGAGCTTCGCGAAGGCCGCCAATCAAGTACGATTGGCCAATAACAATATGAGCGAAGCTTCAGGAGACCTTGATCAACTTGATCGAAAGATCTTCGGAATACAGCAAGCTGGTGATGTTGGCGGCCTGACTGCAGGCGAGGTCCCGGGATTGCCCACGAATACGGACGGTTCCTTGTGGCAACAGTAG